atctcgagacctcaatttctaaattcTGAATAGAATATACATATTATGGGTGgaaagagtaaaacaaaataaaattgtgtgAGTATACTTGCTATCCAACCCCGCCCATCTTTGCATGGAAATTCAAGTGCCACAAAATATtctgaacagggcccaatttcatggagctgcttaagcacaaaattgtgcttaagccaaaaaatccttgcttagtaaaatcagattaccggccaagactccattcaattgttatgctaagtaaacaacagctaaataccaatcacaagcaatgtatatggtatgaaattttggccagtaacatgtgtaaaacaagcgagctattttcgtgcttaagcaatttttttgcttaagcagctctatgaaattggccccaggccCCTTACGTGAACGTGATTGAGTTGACCTACCAGTACAGTGTGATTACAGACATCAATGCAGAGTTGAATAACGATGTGATGGCATTCCTCCATCTGTACCGTTCTTTCCCTGAATACTTCCCGGGAGGTGCGGGTATCGGTAGCACATCCAACGCCGAGTTGAAACACCGATAGCCGGTGGCAGAGCAGACAACGATTGGTACATACCACTGAAACATCGTAGcaagaaatgtttttgaagtttCTCTCTTCAATTCCACACACACTGACACACTACAGTTTGTTCTTGAAGACACGAGGGATAGgtccaagtttcaaatcctacttcatTCAAGCCCCGTTGTCGTGTAATCACGCCCGATTAGCAAACAAGCCGTATATAAAGCAGTGTGCGCTCGCcgtcaaacaaaatttatagaactgacatacagatccttgtcatttgattggtagaacttacttcacgtgacattcactattactcccatccgcaccggcgatcaaaaagacctattcgcccatggggaatagcatttcccattcaacagttaggatcatccttgttcccaatgtttttgagcagtatacagcgccgccgcgccgctgcttaaacaaaggagcacctgtgtgcaaaaggttgtgatccgatttgtgcattgatgccgctacgcggcgctatatgatttttcgttgtcagtaatttgtgtgatttttcataatgttatacttttgaaatacattcataaatacctcagatagTTTCGCTCTTCCtaatggtggagagcgcgtcaacgtgggggtgtttaaacaccTTTCTGGTGTCTTGTGGGTTTTGTTGCAAAGGAATAACAAAAACGCCACAAGAAGTCATTGTTCCGGTTTCGAGTTTTTGTATATACACTAAGAGATTTTGTCAAGATTTCCTTTCGCCCCGCCCCCAAACTATGCtcgtttatatattttttatatcataGCTTCCGGTTTTTACCAATTGGGTCTACAGcagatttgttttgcttaaactATCAAGGGTTCTCCGATGGTTGATGTAGTTCAAAACGCGACCATAAAGTCTCCATGTTGCGGTTATTCCATGATTTACGgatttttaaacttaaaagtttaaaaatccGTAAATCATGGAATTCTTTTCCGGTATTGAACGCTGTCCAGAAAATTCGAACGGTATTTTTGGAGAGAAAAAAGGTGGCTCTCTAGAACCATCAGTAACAAAAGTACACGGTTAGTCTGAATAAATTTAAACCAAATGTTTCCCAGGTTCTGGGTCAAGAATCCGAAAAAGCTGAGGTTATCTGAAATtgattgtgacatcacactttgcaaAGCAATACGACTAATGCTCAGTTAAGATCAAACTTAtagcactttgtgaaatcggtcccAAGGTCAGCCAACTTTCAATCGTGCTGTTCTCTGCGTGACTTAGAGGTAAATCTTCTGAAATAAAGGGCACAAAATAAATGCAGTGTTTCGGTTTTGTGTAAAAACAATATAACTTTATTGCCACTATTGGATTGTATGCAACTTAAGCAGTTAAAACAATCTAGGAGAAAACCTTTCGTTAGTTTGTAAAATACACCATCTTGACACCAAACCTAAACAAGTCAACAAAGTTACACTTCGGTCAGAGCGTTCCCACAGTAGGTACGGCAGAACCGAACCAAATACATAATGGCATAACCAATTATGACTGACGCTCAGACACGTTTGTTGGCGTTGCCGAAACTCGGATTCAAATCCAAAAAGGGGGACACAAAATTGTCATAATGTAAGACAGGGAATTAACATGCAGTTAACCCTCGGTGTTGTTCATGGAGATGGTCGATGTAttctttcctccatggtcaaTCCAAACAGCTGTTCACATTATCTGGACGAccattcattaaaaaaacacccaagttcGGTACGCTCTTATCACCCTCAGTCTTCAAGAATGTTTCCGTCTTTGCCGTTCGTAACTAAGAAATCGCTGCGGAGTAGCCTCCACAGCAACACGAAGTTAATCGTACACATCACCGCCGTAAAACATGGTAGAATATAATACAGTGCGAAGAAGTTACGACTTATCATCGTACAGGAACAGTACAAAGCAAACAGTAACGGCACGAGACGTAACACCACAAACGTGACGAGGTTTGTGGATTTATGGACGCTGTACAGAGTGGAGCTTTTGGAGATACCGTACATGATGAGGAGCTGACGTGAGTGAAGGAAGATAGCGTGCACTTCAGTCAAGAGGCCGATGTATAAAACGCCAATACCTATTGTCTCGTAGCTCAACATAAACAGTGAAATAGCAATCTGAAACAAGAGACAGAGACAATATTTGTGAATGTTACATTCAATTCAGTCGGTGAGGACTGACAACTCGTCCAGCAtacaactcgacggttcggcGGTCAATTGCACACCGGTGTACCACGGCAAACCGTCGACTTGTATTGGCCATCTGTCGACTGGTCCGAACCATCGAGTTTTCCGACTGACGAGTTGAGGCAACCATAAAGTTGTCCGACGGTCGAGTTGTCCGATGGACGAGTGATCTAttgatacatcaagtgagaatactggtctttgacagttaatACCAAAGGATGGGTCCCTTATCAGTTCAT
Above is a genomic segment from Asterias rubens chromosome 5, eAstRub1.3, whole genome shotgun sequence containing:
- the LOC117290261 gene encoding TLC domain-containing protein 2-like, whose translation is MFQWYVPIVVGSAAGYRCFNSALDVLPIPAPPGKYLGKERHRWRNAITSLFNSALMSVIVLYCLFSHPQIWTDPIGYYSVVADAGFAVMSGYVLYDTYDILTYTDLSKVFAVITHHVIIAISLFMLSYETIGIGVLYIGLLTEVHAIFLHSRQLLIMYGISKSSTLYSVHKSTNLVTFVVLRLVPLLFALYCSCTMISRNFFALYYILPCFTAVMCTINFVLLWRLLRSDFLVTNGKDGNILED